The sequence below is a genomic window from Escherichia marmotae.
GCTTCACGCTTCCTTCAGACCCCGCCTCACGACGACGCCCTTGCGCTTCGCTAGTCCTTCGCCACCATCAGGCTGGACAGGGGACTTTCACCCCCGAGCTGCTGAACATGCCCGGCACACAAAGAAAGGGCTTCCCAGGTGGAAGCCCAATTTCTTTATGGGATCAGTAGACTGGAACCCTGCGTTGCCCGGCTTTCCAGAATCTCATGCGCGCGCCGCGCATCCTTCAGCGGATATTTTTGTTGCTCCGCGACATCGACCTTAATCACGCCGCTGGCAATTAATGAAAACAGTTCATTACTGGCTTCGGTTAACTCATCCCGCGTGGTGATATAGCCTTGCAAGGAAGGGCGCGTCACATACAGCGAGCCTTTCTGATTGAGAATGCCTAAGTTCACACCGGTAACCGCGCCTGATGAGTTGCCAAAACTGACCATTAAACCGCGACGTTGCAGACAATCCAGCGACCGTTCCCAGGTATCTTTGCCTACGGAATCGTATACCACGCGCACTTTCTTGCCGTCGGTGATCTCTTTTAATCGCTCGACCAGATTTTCGTCGCGATAGTTAATCACCTGCCATGCCCCGGCTTTTATGGCACTTTGTGCTTTTTGCGCGGTGCTCACGGTGCCAATAAGTTTCGCCCCTAAGGCTTTCGCCCACTGACAGGCTATCAGGCCCACACCACCCGCCGCGGCATGAAACAGGAATTGCTCGTCA
It includes:
- a CDS encoding quinone oxidoreductase; translated protein: MATRIEFHKHGGPEVLQAVEFTPADPAENEIQVENKAIGINFIDTYIRSGLYPPPSLPSGLGTEAAGIVSKVGSSVKHIKAGDRVVYAQAALGAYSSVHNVNADKAAILPAAISFEQAAASFLKGLTVYYLLRKTYEIKPDEQFLFHAAAGGVGLIACQWAKALGAKLIGTVSTAQKAQSAIKAGAWQVINYRDENLVERLKEITDGKKVRVVYDSVGKDTWERSLDCLQRRGLMVSFGNSSGAVTGVNLGILNQKGSLYVTRPSLQGYITTRDELTEASNELFSLIASGVIKVDVAEQQKYPLKDARRAHEILESRATQGSSLLIP